In the genome of Fulvivirga maritima, one region contains:
- a CDS encoding DUF3109 family protein: MIELDNVILSDDVKEKFFVCNIDKCKGACCVEGDLGAPLEESELQILDDIYEEVKPYLSEEGKKAISEQGRYILDDDDDFSTPTIDGKECAYAVYDEKGILKCGIEQAQLEGKISYKKPISCHLYPVRITKYDEFDALNYDRWDICDDACTLGSELQVPIYKFVKDALIRKYGEVWYDKLVKTIEEEG, translated from the coding sequence ATGATAGAGCTGGATAATGTCATTTTATCAGATGACGTAAAGGAAAAATTCTTTGTTTGTAATATAGACAAGTGTAAAGGAGCTTGCTGCGTGGAGGGAGACCTGGGTGCTCCGCTAGAAGAAAGTGAACTTCAGATTTTGGATGATATCTATGAAGAGGTGAAGCCTTATCTTTCTGAGGAAGGTAAAAAGGCCATATCGGAACAAGGGAGATATATTTTAGACGATGATGATGATTTTTCTACACCTACCATAGATGGTAAAGAGTGTGCTTATGCTGTGTATGATGAAAAAGGAATTTTGAAATGCGGTATAGAGCAAGCTCAGCTAGAAGGAAAGATATCCTATAAAAAGCCGATAAGCTGCCATTTATACCCGGTTAGAATAACTAAATATGATGAGTTTGACGCACTGAATTATGATAGGTGGGATATTTGTGATGATGCCTGCACATTAGGATCTGAGTTACAGGTGCCCATTTATAAATTTGTGAAGGATGCACTCATCAGGAAGTATGGCGAAGTATGGTATGATAAGCTTGTGAAAACCATAGAGGAGGAGGGGTAA
- the accC gene encoding acetyl-CoA carboxylase biotin carboxylase subunit, whose translation MFKKILIANRGEIALRIIRTCREMNIKTVAVYSLADKDSLHVRFADEAVCIGKAPSSESYLNIPNLIAAAEITNADAIHPGYGFLSENAEFSAVCREYNIKFIGASPEMINQMGDKATAKDTMKKAGVPTIPGSDGLLKNMEEGLKIAEKIKYPVILKATAGGGGRGMRIVNNPSEFKKAWDDARQEAGAAFGNDGLYLEKFVEEPRHIEIQVVGDKNGRVCHLSERDCSIQRRHQKLVEETPSPVVSQKLREKMGKAAIKGAEAIKYEGAGTVEFLVDKNGDFYFMEMNTRIQVEHPITEEVTDFDLIKEQIKVAAGVEISGKNYFPNLYSMECRINAEDPRNGFRPSPGKITNLHMPGGHGVRVDSHVYAGYTIPPNYDSMIAKLIVSGQSREEVMTRMKRALSEFVIEGIKTTIPFHLKLMDDEGFQSGKFTTKFLETFDFSDI comes from the coding sequence GTGTTTAAAAAAATATTAATTGCTAATAGAGGAGAAATAGCACTAAGGATTATCAGAACCTGCCGCGAAATGAATATCAAAACCGTGGCTGTTTATTCCTTAGCTGATAAGGATAGTCTTCATGTTAGGTTTGCTGATGAGGCAGTCTGCATAGGAAAAGCTCCCAGCAGTGAATCATACCTGAATATACCCAACCTCATAGCAGCGGCAGAAATTACTAATGCCGATGCCATACACCCTGGTTACGGATTTCTTTCTGAGAATGCAGAATTTAGCGCTGTATGCAGGGAATATAATATTAAGTTTATTGGAGCTTCCCCCGAAATGATCAACCAGATGGGAGATAAAGCTACGGCTAAAGATACTATGAAAAAAGCCGGAGTACCTACCATCCCTGGATCTGACGGCCTCCTTAAGAATATGGAGGAAGGGCTCAAGATAGCTGAAAAAATAAAGTATCCCGTAATACTAAAAGCTACTGCCGGTGGTGGTGGTAGAGGTATGCGTATAGTAAACAACCCAAGTGAATTTAAAAAAGCCTGGGATGATGCCAGACAAGAAGCCGGAGCTGCCTTTGGTAACGATGGTTTGTATCTGGAAAAATTTGTGGAAGAGCCGCGCCATATAGAAATACAAGTGGTTGGTGATAAAAACGGAAGAGTATGTCACTTATCAGAAAGAGATTGCTCTATACAAAGAAGACACCAGAAACTAGTAGAAGAAACACCTTCTCCTGTAGTAAGTCAAAAGCTTAGAGAGAAAATGGGTAAGGCTGCCATTAAAGGAGCTGAGGCCATTAAATATGAAGGTGCCGGTACAGTAGAATTCCTGGTAGATAAGAATGGAGATTTTTATTTCATGGAAATGAACACTCGTATTCAGGTAGAACACCCTATTACGGAAGAGGTTACTGACTTTGATCTTATTAAAGAACAAATAAAAGTAGCTGCCGGAGTGGAAATTTCAGGTAAAAACTACTTCCCTAATCTTTACTCTATGGAGTGTAGGATTAATGCTGAAGACCCTAGAAACGGTTTCAGACCTTCTCCTGGAAAAATCACTAACCTACATATGCCTGGTGGTCATGGTGTGAGAGTAGATAGTCATGTGTATGCAGGCTATACCATCCCTCCTAACTATGACTCTATGATAGCTAAGCTTATTGTAAGTGGCCAATCAAGAGAAGAAGTGATGACCAGAATGAAGAGAGCATTGAGCGAATTTGTAATTGAAGGTATTAAAACTACCATTCCTTTCCATCTGAAATTAATGGATGATGAAGGTTTCCAAAGTGGTAAATTCACTACTAAATTCTTGGAAACATTCGATTTCTCTGATATATAA
- the accB gene encoding acetyl-CoA carboxylase biotin carboxyl carrier protein produces the protein MKTKEIRDLIDFISKSGLNEVNIETEELKLSVKRDAEVQTKFVESAPVVSQTPAVSVPTQAPTAPTTEASESPKPQEPSNNYVEVKSPMIGTFYRSANPDSPPFVAVGDKIEQGQPVCIIEAMKLFNEIESEVSGTIVKVMVENASPVEFDQVLFLVDPS, from the coding sequence ATGAAAACTAAAGAGATAAGAGACCTAATAGATTTCATCTCGAAATCAGGACTCAATGAAGTAAACATTGAAACGGAAGAGCTGAAGCTTTCTGTAAAACGCGATGCCGAAGTACAAACTAAGTTTGTAGAAAGTGCACCAGTGGTAAGCCAGACTCCAGCTGTTTCTGTACCTACTCAGGCTCCTACTGCTCCTACTACTGAAGCTTCTGAATCACCTAAGCCCCAGGAACCTTCAAATAACTACGTAGAAGTGAAGTCACCAATGATAGGTACTTTCTACAGATCAGCTAACCCTGATTCTCCTCCATTTGTAGCTGTTGGCGACAAGATTGAACAAGGACAGCCGGTATGTATTATAGAAGCCATGAAGCTTTTCAACGAAATAGAATCTGAAGTATCAGGTACTATTGTAAAAGTAATGGTAGAAAATGCTTCACCTGTAGAATTTGATCAGGTCTTGTTCCTGGTAGATCCTTCTTAA
- the efp gene encoding elongation factor P translates to MATTADFKNGLCLEYNNDLYTIVEFQHVKPGKGPAFVRTKLKSLTTGKVVENTFSAGHKITTARIERRPHQFIYKDDLGYHFMDSTTFEQVVVEEHLMENPGLLKDGQEIDVLFHAEEEKIIGSELPAFVELTITYTEPGIKGDTATNASKPATLETGAEIQVPLFINEGDKIKIDTRTNSYSERVKE, encoded by the coding sequence ATGGCAACAACGGCCGACTTTAAAAATGGTTTATGCTTAGAGTATAACAACGACCTTTATACCATCGTTGAATTTCAACACGTAAAACCAGGTAAAGGTCCTGCTTTTGTAAGAACCAAATTAAAGAGTCTTACCACCGGAAAAGTGGTAGAAAACACCTTTTCAGCAGGTCATAAAATTACTACAGCGAGGATAGAAAGAAGACCTCACCAGTTTATATACAAAGATGATTTAGGCTATCATTTTATGGATAGCACCACCTTTGAGCAGGTAGTGGTTGAAGAACATTTGATGGAGAACCCTGGTTTATTAAAAGATGGCCAGGAAATAGATGTGCTGTTTCACGCTGAAGAAGAGAAAATAATTGGGTCAGAGTTACCCGCTTTTGTAGAGTTAACCATCACTTACACTGAGCCTGGCATCAAAGGAGATACAGCAACTAATGCTTCCAAACCAGCCACCCTGGAAACAGGCGCTGAGATTCAGGTTCCTTTGTTTATAAATGAAGGTGACAAAATAAAAATTGATACTCGTACTAATTCGTACTCTGAGCGAGTAAAAGAATAA
- a CDS encoding beta-ketoacyl-ACP synthase III, protein MANIKAAITGVHGYVPDYILTNQELETMVDTSDEWITTRTGIKERRILKGEGKGTSVMGAAAVKGLLEKTGTNPEDVELLICATVTPDMVFPATANIISAEVGAVNAFSYDIGAACSGFIYALTTAAQFIESGHYKKVIVVGGDKMSSIIDYKDRTTCIIFGDGAGAVMLEPNEEGNGVIDAIHKTDGAGVEFLNMKAGGSRYPTTVDTVNAEEHYVRQDGATVFKFAVTNMADYAAKIMERNNLTSEEVDWLVAHQANKRIIDATANRMGITEDKVMMNIQKYGNTTGGTIPLLLWDYESQLKKGDNLVLAAFGGGFTWGSIYLKWAYDPK, encoded by the coding sequence ATGGCTAACATTAAAGCCGCTATTACGGGAGTTCATGGTTACGTACCCGATTACATTCTCACGAACCAGGAGCTTGAAACAATGGTTGATACTAGTGATGAATGGATTACCACCCGTACTGGTATAAAAGAAAGAAGAATCCTTAAAGGTGAAGGTAAAGGTACCTCAGTAATGGGAGCCGCTGCCGTAAAAGGACTTCTTGAAAAAACAGGCACAAACCCAGAAGACGTAGAGCTTCTTATCTGTGCTACTGTAACACCTGACATGGTGTTCCCTGCCACTGCTAACATTATTTCTGCAGAAGTAGGCGCTGTCAATGCATTTAGTTATGACATTGGTGCGGCTTGTTCGGGCTTTATTTATGCCCTTACTACTGCGGCTCAGTTTATAGAAAGCGGGCATTACAAAAAAGTAATTGTAGTAGGTGGAGACAAAATGTCTTCTATCATAGATTATAAAGACCGTACTACTTGTATCATCTTTGGTGATGGTGCTGGTGCTGTTATGCTTGAGCCTAATGAAGAAGGCAATGGTGTTATAGATGCAATCCATAAAACTGATGGAGCGGGAGTAGAATTTCTTAATATGAAAGCTGGCGGAAGCCGCTACCCTACTACTGTAGATACAGTAAATGCTGAAGAACACTATGTAAGGCAGGATGGTGCTACTGTATTTAAATTTGCAGTAACCAACATGGCTGACTATGCTGCCAAAATAATGGAAAGAAATAACCTCACATCTGAAGAGGTAGACTGGCTGGTAGCTCACCAAGCTAACAAGCGTATTATAGATGCTACGGCCAACCGTATGGGTATTACCGAAGACAAAGTGATGATGAACATCCAAAAATATGGTAATACTACAGGTGGTACTATTCCATTATTATTATGGGATTATGAGTCTCAACTTAAAAAAGGTGATAACCTGGTTTTAGCCGCTTTTGGTGGTGGATTTACCTGGGGTTCTATCTATTTAAAGTGGGCTTACGATCCAAAATAG
- the plsX gene encoding phosphate acyltransferase PlsX, whose protein sequence is MKIALDAMGGDFAPDCTVLGAKLASQEISDDIKIVLVGQEDLLKAKLKEYDVTSPSIEVFHADEVIEMGEHPTKALSQKPTASIPVGYGLLKSGAVNAFCSAGNTGAMHVGAMFTIKAIEGIIRPGIAGFVPKESGGFGVIMDVGANADCKPDVLYQFGEIGSLYAKHVLEIDDPKVGLMNLGEEEQKGTLLTQAAYQLFKLSKRFNFIGNIEGRDLFNDKADVIVCDGFTGNVILKMAETFFDLLHKRDITDEYFDRFNYEAIGGSPILGINGNVVIGHGVSSAEAIKNMTLLAIKMAETNIHLKIKDHLGD, encoded by the coding sequence GTGAAGATTGCATTAGATGCAATGGGTGGCGACTTTGCTCCTGACTGTACTGTATTAGGAGCAAAGTTAGCCTCACAAGAGATTTCGGACGATATTAAGATCGTATTAGTAGGCCAAGAAGACTTACTAAAAGCTAAGCTGAAAGAATACGATGTTACTAGCCCCAGCATAGAAGTTTTTCATGCTGATGAGGTGATAGAAATGGGTGAGCACCCTACCAAGGCACTCTCTCAAAAACCTACTGCCAGCATTCCTGTCGGTTACGGATTGCTCAAATCAGGCGCAGTAAATGCCTTTTGTAGTGCAGGTAACACCGGTGCCATGCACGTAGGTGCTATGTTTACAATAAAAGCTATTGAAGGGATTATTAGACCCGGAATAGCCGGATTTGTACCAAAAGAATCAGGTGGTTTTGGCGTAATCATGGATGTTGGTGCCAATGCCGATTGCAAGCCTGATGTTTTATATCAATTTGGTGAAATAGGTTCTCTATACGCCAAGCATGTACTGGAAATCGATGATCCTAAAGTTGGTCTTATGAACTTAGGAGAAGAAGAGCAAAAAGGAACCCTCCTTACCCAGGCAGCATACCAACTGTTTAAACTCAGCAAAAGATTTAATTTTATTGGCAATATTGAAGGTCGAGACCTTTTCAATGACAAGGCCGATGTAATAGTCTGTGATGGCTTTACCGGTAATGTTATTTTGAAAATGGCTGAAACTTTCTTTGACCTGCTTCATAAACGAGATATCACTGATGAGTATTTTGACAGGTTCAACTATGAAGCCATAGGCGGTAGCCCTATCTTAGGTATTAACGGCAACGTAGTGATAGGACATGGAGTATCCAGCGCTGAAGCGATAAAAAACATGACCCTTCTCGCTATAAAAATGGCGGAGACCAACATTCATTTGAAAATTAAGGACCACTTAGGAGATTAA
- the rpmF gene encoding 50S ribosomal protein L32 — MAHPKRKTSKTRRDKRRTHYKAEAKHLAVCPTTGEFHLPHRAFWHEGKLYYKGKVVMEKEVLA, encoded by the coding sequence ATGGCTCATCCTAAAAGAAAGACGTCAAAAACGAGAAGAGACAAGAGAAGGACTCATTATAAAGCCGAAGCTAAGCACCTGGCAGTATGCCCTACTACGGGTGAATTCCATTTGCCTCACCGTGCTTTTTGGCACGAAGGAAAACTTTACTACAAAGGTAAAGTGGTAATGGAGAAAGAAGTTCTGGCTTAA
- a CDS encoding YceD family protein, whose protein sequence is MARSELDNFNIDVFKLKSGDHNYQFQIGNKFFDAFPESLIEKGNGEVKVLMEKTETFIKLNTHIEVTVELECDRSLDLFDYPINTDNEIILKFGDEEEEISEEIMIIPRDRQRVNLAQFIYEFIMISVPMKKLHPRYNEEEESDDIIYTSETLPDADDDQNEEIDPRWQKLKKLK, encoded by the coding sequence ATGGCTAGAAGCGAGCTAGATAATTTCAATATAGATGTTTTTAAGCTTAAAAGTGGCGATCATAATTACCAGTTTCAAATTGGTAACAAGTTCTTCGACGCTTTTCCTGAAAGCTTAATAGAAAAAGGAAACGGCGAGGTGAAAGTTCTGATGGAAAAAACAGAGACTTTCATTAAACTGAATACCCATATTGAAGTAACTGTAGAGTTGGAATGTGATCGAAGTCTTGACTTATTTGATTACCCCATCAATACAGATAATGAGATAATATTAAAGTTTGGCGATGAGGAAGAAGAGATCAGTGAAGAAATCATGATCATCCCCAGAGACAGACAGCGGGTAAACCTGGCGCAGTTCATATATGAGTTCATTATGATCTCAGTACCTATGAAAAAGCTGCACCCCAGGTATAATGAAGAAGAAGAGTCTGATGACATAATATATACATCAGAAACTTTGCCTGATGCTGACGACGATCAAAACGAAGAGATTGATCCTAGATGGCAGAAATTAAAAAAATTGAAATAA